One Rosa chinensis cultivar Old Blush chromosome 3, RchiOBHm-V2, whole genome shotgun sequence DNA window includes the following coding sequences:
- the LOC112191686 gene encoding uncharacterized protein LOC112191686 isoform X1, with amino-acid sequence MGMKSKLKQEQVTDTSSLVGLVFSWSISDVLNENLYRNQVQRIPDTFVTLTSYKKSFIPSLVEETHADLLSNMKTLSRAPTCEILTIEDSAGPPGVLFYDITYNRDTETDKNRKGPMYEPQVGDIIALTNVRPKCIDDLNRPPRFYLIAYVDKANDIDEFPDDLRILPFKILSSKPINYGEPDMHKSKRETLFAVYLLNLTTNLRVWKALNSEEGNTNIISKVLQPNSDDGDSCSVCFSQEKCNTGISAVRPTIFSQNLNESQEAAVLNCISLTQCHHQNSVKLIWGPPGTGKTKTMSVTLFALFQLKCRTLTCAPTNIAVLEVAARLRRLVNQSLEYRRYGLGDIVLFGNKKRMKIDNNNDLRDMFLDHRVKILIKCLVPLSGWRHLLESMIHLLDDPEEQYSLYLEQRAEKQKQNAQKNEVDNRKRNGDEDYPFTFEEFVKNEFDSIGQELKKCMVNLYTHLPTSCISLEVVKDMVRALGLLNSIESSLHTIGVANEGLKLIKDFKVPGSVVGCLMQLRTECTNTLKSLPMEFSVPINKYALENFCLENACLIFCTASTSSKLHVVKGTRPLELLVIDEAAQLKECESAIPLQLSGLRHAILVGDERQLPAMVESKIAASADFGRSLFGRLAKLGHKKHLLNVQYRMHPSISLFPKREFYDNQIVDGPNVKERSYERCFLMGKMYQSFSFINVANGKEEFDHRFSQKNMVEVSVVSGIVASLYKEFIGTKKKVSIGVISPYKAQVHAIQEILRKYTETSDTGFSVSVRSVDGFQGGEEDVIIISTVRCNGNGSVGFLSNRQRANVALTRARYCLWILGNASTLIASDTVWKKLVLDAKKRNCFYNADEDSKLTQAITAALLELDQLHTLLNIDSMLFKNAIWKVCFTRDFLNSITKIKDTAILWDVLALLTKLSSGWRRPLKDKGTLVHDRTSAQLLENYKIKGNLNLIWTVDILKENAHYIQIMKFLDILPFSHIPELAKRLDIVFGNFTVDKMNRCRHKCIDRDTIVPMRWPVVLGNFPVADHEEFLSKPLPSFSITTNRETATSTYGETAKAVKPIILSRSIVNQKEGLLWKINAEGGVKDLSTCLEANTLEFLSKKLSSLILAAKPEASNSTDMETAKAIKPIVPSKSNVSQKERLLWKIKGEEGVKDFSTCLEAILLEFLSKPLSSLMVLGLLLLLGLLLGLQYGVW; translated from the exons ATGGGGATGAAGAGTAAGCTGAAACAGGAACAAGTTACAGATACTAGCAGCCTAGTGGGTTTGGTATTCTCTTGGTCTATTTCGGATGTTCTCAATGAAAATCTTTACAGAAATCAG GTGCAGAGGATCCCCGACACATTTGTGACATTGACGAGTTACAAGAAATCATTCATTCCTTCACTTGTTGAGGAAACTCATGCTGATTTACTATCGAATATGAAGACTCTGTCACGTGCACCAACTTGTGAAATTCTGACAATCGAAGATTCAGCTGGACCTCCTGGTGTCTTGTTTTACGATATAACGTATAACAGAGATACAGAAACTGATAAGAATCGCAAAGGACCGATGTATGAGCCACAGGTTGGAGATATCATTGCCTTGACAAATGTTAGACCAAAATGCATTGATGATTTGAACAGGCCTCCAAGGTTCTATCTAATCGCTTATGTTGATAAAGCAAATGATATTGATGAATTTCCTGATGATCTCCGGATTCTCCCGTTTAAAATACTATCATCGAAGCCTATCAACTATGGAGAACCAGACATGCATaagagcaagagagaaacacTTTTTGCTGTCTATCTTTTGAACTTGACAACAAATCTCCGTGTATGGAAGGCTTTGAACTCAGAAGAGGGAAATACGAATATCATTAGCAAAGTTCTGCAACCCAATTcagat GATGGGGATTCTTGTTCAGTTTGCTTCTCACAAGAAAAATGCAATACTGGCATTTCTGCTGTACGGCCTACaattttttctcaaaatctAAATGAATCCCAAGAAGCTGCTGTTTTGAACTGTATCAGTTTGACTCAATGCCATCACCAGAATTCTGTAAAATTAATATGGGGTCCTCCTGGTACTGGCAAGACAAAGACAATGAGTGTGACACTCTTTGCTCTCTTTCAGTTAAAGTGCAGAACTCTCACATGCGCTCCCACCAATATTGCGGTGCTAGAAGTAGCAGCAAGACTCCGGAGATTGGTTAACCAATCACTCGAGTATCGCAGGTATGGACTTGGAGATATAGTTCTCTTTGGTAACAAGAAGCGAATGAAGATTGACAACAATAATGATCTTCGTGACATGTTTCTTGATCATCGTGTTAAAATCCTCATCAAGTGTTTGGTCCCTTTATCTGGGTGGAGACATTTGTTAGAATCAATGATACATTTACTTGATGATCCTGAGGAACAATATTCTTTGTATTTGGAACAGAGAGCTGAAAAGCAGAAACAGAATGCACAAAAAAATGAGGTGGATAATCGAAAACGTAATGGAGATGAAGATTATCCGTTCACATTTGAGGAGTTTGTGAAGAATGAATTTGATTCAATAGGTCAGGAGCTGAAGAAATGTATGGTAAATTTGTACACCCACTTACCAACTTCTTGTATTTCACTCGAAGTGGTGAAGGACATGGTCAGAGCTTTGGGTTTGCTCAACTCTATTGAATCTTCATTGCATACTATTGGTGTTGCTAATGAAGGGTTGAAGTTAATCAAAGATTTCAAAGTTCCAGGAAGCGTTGTTGGTTGCCTTATGCAGTTGAGAACAGAGTGTACAAACACACTAAAGTCGCTTCCAATGGAATTCTCTGTTCCTATTAACAAATATGCATTAGAGAACTTCTGCCTAGAAAATGCTTGCTTAATATTCTGTACTGCATCAACTTCCTCCAAATTGCATGTTGTAAAAGGGACAAGACCACTGGAGTTGTTGGTCATTGATGAAGCTGCTCAGCTTAAAGAATGTGAATCAGCAATTCCTTTACAACTATCTGGTCTCCGCCATGCTATCCTTGTAGGAGATGAGAGGCAACTCCCTGCCATGGTTGAAAGCAAG ATTGCAGCAAGTGCTGATTTTGGAAGAAGTTTGTTTGGAAGGCTGGCAAAGCTGGGACACAAGAAGCACCTACTCAATGTCCAGTACAGGATGCATCCATCCATCAGTTTATTTCCGAAAAGGGAGTTCTACGACAACCAGATAGTAGATGGTCCAAATGTCAAAGAAAGAAGCTATGAGAGGTGCTTCCTCATGGGAAAAATGTACCAATCCTTTTCCTTCATAAATGTAGCcaatggaaaagaagaatttgatCACAGATTTAGTCAGAAAAATATGGTGGAGGTTTCTGTAGTCTCTGGGATAGTAGCAAGCCTTTATAAAG AATTTATTGGAACAAAGAAGAAAGTTAGTATTGGGGTCATATCACCATACAAGGCTCAAGTTCATGCAATTCAAGAGATACTCAGAAAATATACTGAAACTTCTGATACTGGATTCTCCGTAAGTGTCCGATCTGTTGATGGGTTCCAAGGTGGTGAAGAAGATGTGATAATTATATCTACTGTCCGATGTAATGGGAATGGGTCAGTTGGTTTCTTGTCGAACCGGCAAAGAGCAAATGTTGCCTTAACACGTGCAAG GTATTGCCTGTGGATATTGGGGAATGCGTCAACTTTGATTGCTAGTGACACTGTTTGGAAGAAGCTAGTCCTTGATGCCAAGAAACGGAACTGTTTTTATAATGCTGATGAAGACAGCAAGTTGACTCAGGCTATTACAGCTGCCCTGCTGGAGCTTGACCAACTTCATACTCTGCTTAATATCGACTCTATGCTGTTCAAAAACGCCATATGGAAG GTTTGCTTCACTCGTGACTTTTTGAACtccataacaaaaataaaagacactgCGATTCTTTGGGATGTGCTGGCTTTATTAACCAAGCTTTCGAGTGGATGGCGCCGACCTCTCAAGGATAAAGGAACTTTAGTGCATGATAGGACTTCTGCTCAACTGTTAgagaattataaaatcaaagGGAACTTGAATCTCATTTGGACTGTAGATATTCTCAAGGAGAATGCACATTACATCCAAATTATGAAGTTTTTGGATATTTTGCCATTTTCTCATATACCAGAACTAGCAAAGCGTCTTGACATTGTTTTTGGGAATTTTACAGTGGACAAGATGAACCGCTGCCGTCACAAATGCATTGACAG GGATACTATCGTTCCAATGAGATGGCCGGTGGTCTTGGGCAATTTCCCTGTAGCTGATCATGAGGAGTTCCTTTCAAAACCATTGCCTTCTTTCAGTATAACAACTAATCGAGAAACAGCAACTTCAACATATGG GGAGACAGCGAAAGCAGtaaaaccaattatcctttcgagAAGCATTGTCAATCAAAAAGAAGGATTGTTATGGAAAATAAACGCTGAAGGAGGAGTGAAGGATCTCAGCACTTGCCTTGAAGCTAACACTTTGGAGTTCTTGTcaaaaaaattatcatcactAATTCTAGCAGCTAAGCCAGAAGCATCTAATTCCACTGACAT GGAGACAGCGAAAGCAATAAAACCAATTGTCCCTTCGAAAAGCAATGTCAGCCAAAAAGAAAGATTGTTATGGAAAATAAAGGGTGAAGAAGGAGTGAAGGATTTCAGCACTTGCCTTGAAGCTATACTTTTGGAGTTCTTGTCAAAACCATTATCATCACTAATGGTTTTGgggctgcttctgcttttgggaTTGCTTTTGGGCTTACAGtatggtgtttggtaa
- the LOC112191686 gene encoding uncharacterized protein LOC112191686 isoform X3: MGMKSKLKQEQVTDTSSLVGLVFSWSISDVLNENLYRNQVQRIPDTFVTLTSYKKSFIPSLVEETHADLLSNMKTLSRAPTCEILTIEDSAGPPGVLFYDITYNRDTETDKNRKGPMYEPQVGDIIALTNVRPKCIDDLNRPPRFYLIAYVDKANDIDEFPDDLRILPFKILSSKPINYGEPDMHKSKRETLFAVYLLNLTTNLRVWKALNSEEGNTNIISKVLQPNSDDGDSCSVCFSQEKCNTGISAVRPTIFSQNLNESQEAAVLNCISLTQCHHQNSVKLIWGPPGTGKTKTMSVTLFALFQLKCRTLTCAPTNIAVLEVAARLRRLVNQSLEYRRYGLGDIVLFGNKKRMKIDNNNDLRDMFLDHRVKILIKCLVPLSGWRHLLESMIHLLDDPEEQYSLYLEQRAEKQKQNAQKNEVDNRKRNGDEDYPFTFEEFVKNEFDSIGQELKKCMVNLYTHLPTSCISLEVVKDMVRALGLLNSIESSLHTIGVANEGLKLIKDFKVPGSVVGCLMQLRTECTNTLKSLPMEFSVPINKYALENFCLENACLIFCTASTSSKLHVVKGTRPLELLVIDEAAQLKECESAIPLQLSGLRHAILVGDERQLPAMVESKIAASADFGRSLFGRLAKLGHKKHLLNVQYRMHPSISLFPKREFYDNQIVDGPNVKERSYERCFLMGKMYQSFSFINVANGKEEFDHRFSQKNMVEVSVVSGIVASLYKEFIGTKKKVSIGVISPYKAQVHAIQEILRKYTETSDTGFSVSVRSVDGFQGGEEDVIIISTVRCNGNGSVGFLSNRQRANVALTRARYCLWILGNASTLIASDTVWKKLVLDAKKRNCFYNADEDSKLTQAITAALLELDQLHTLLNIDSMLFKNAIWKVCFTRDFLNSITKIKDTAILWDVLALLTKLSSGWRRPLKDKGTLVHDRTSAQLLENYKIKGNLNLIWTVDILKENAHYIQIMKFLDILPFSHIPELAKRLDIVFGNFTVDKMNRCRHKCIDRDTIVPMRWPVVLGNFPVADHEEFLSKPLPSFSITTNRETATSTYGETAKAIKPIVPSKSNVSQKERLLWKIKGEEGVKDFSTCLEAILLEFLSKPLSSLMVLGLLLLLGLLLGLQYGVW; the protein is encoded by the exons ATGGGGATGAAGAGTAAGCTGAAACAGGAACAAGTTACAGATACTAGCAGCCTAGTGGGTTTGGTATTCTCTTGGTCTATTTCGGATGTTCTCAATGAAAATCTTTACAGAAATCAG GTGCAGAGGATCCCCGACACATTTGTGACATTGACGAGTTACAAGAAATCATTCATTCCTTCACTTGTTGAGGAAACTCATGCTGATTTACTATCGAATATGAAGACTCTGTCACGTGCACCAACTTGTGAAATTCTGACAATCGAAGATTCAGCTGGACCTCCTGGTGTCTTGTTTTACGATATAACGTATAACAGAGATACAGAAACTGATAAGAATCGCAAAGGACCGATGTATGAGCCACAGGTTGGAGATATCATTGCCTTGACAAATGTTAGACCAAAATGCATTGATGATTTGAACAGGCCTCCAAGGTTCTATCTAATCGCTTATGTTGATAAAGCAAATGATATTGATGAATTTCCTGATGATCTCCGGATTCTCCCGTTTAAAATACTATCATCGAAGCCTATCAACTATGGAGAACCAGACATGCATaagagcaagagagaaacacTTTTTGCTGTCTATCTTTTGAACTTGACAACAAATCTCCGTGTATGGAAGGCTTTGAACTCAGAAGAGGGAAATACGAATATCATTAGCAAAGTTCTGCAACCCAATTcagat GATGGGGATTCTTGTTCAGTTTGCTTCTCACAAGAAAAATGCAATACTGGCATTTCTGCTGTACGGCCTACaattttttctcaaaatctAAATGAATCCCAAGAAGCTGCTGTTTTGAACTGTATCAGTTTGACTCAATGCCATCACCAGAATTCTGTAAAATTAATATGGGGTCCTCCTGGTACTGGCAAGACAAAGACAATGAGTGTGACACTCTTTGCTCTCTTTCAGTTAAAGTGCAGAACTCTCACATGCGCTCCCACCAATATTGCGGTGCTAGAAGTAGCAGCAAGACTCCGGAGATTGGTTAACCAATCACTCGAGTATCGCAGGTATGGACTTGGAGATATAGTTCTCTTTGGTAACAAGAAGCGAATGAAGATTGACAACAATAATGATCTTCGTGACATGTTTCTTGATCATCGTGTTAAAATCCTCATCAAGTGTTTGGTCCCTTTATCTGGGTGGAGACATTTGTTAGAATCAATGATACATTTACTTGATGATCCTGAGGAACAATATTCTTTGTATTTGGAACAGAGAGCTGAAAAGCAGAAACAGAATGCACAAAAAAATGAGGTGGATAATCGAAAACGTAATGGAGATGAAGATTATCCGTTCACATTTGAGGAGTTTGTGAAGAATGAATTTGATTCAATAGGTCAGGAGCTGAAGAAATGTATGGTAAATTTGTACACCCACTTACCAACTTCTTGTATTTCACTCGAAGTGGTGAAGGACATGGTCAGAGCTTTGGGTTTGCTCAACTCTATTGAATCTTCATTGCATACTATTGGTGTTGCTAATGAAGGGTTGAAGTTAATCAAAGATTTCAAAGTTCCAGGAAGCGTTGTTGGTTGCCTTATGCAGTTGAGAACAGAGTGTACAAACACACTAAAGTCGCTTCCAATGGAATTCTCTGTTCCTATTAACAAATATGCATTAGAGAACTTCTGCCTAGAAAATGCTTGCTTAATATTCTGTACTGCATCAACTTCCTCCAAATTGCATGTTGTAAAAGGGACAAGACCACTGGAGTTGTTGGTCATTGATGAAGCTGCTCAGCTTAAAGAATGTGAATCAGCAATTCCTTTACAACTATCTGGTCTCCGCCATGCTATCCTTGTAGGAGATGAGAGGCAACTCCCTGCCATGGTTGAAAGCAAG ATTGCAGCAAGTGCTGATTTTGGAAGAAGTTTGTTTGGAAGGCTGGCAAAGCTGGGACACAAGAAGCACCTACTCAATGTCCAGTACAGGATGCATCCATCCATCAGTTTATTTCCGAAAAGGGAGTTCTACGACAACCAGATAGTAGATGGTCCAAATGTCAAAGAAAGAAGCTATGAGAGGTGCTTCCTCATGGGAAAAATGTACCAATCCTTTTCCTTCATAAATGTAGCcaatggaaaagaagaatttgatCACAGATTTAGTCAGAAAAATATGGTGGAGGTTTCTGTAGTCTCTGGGATAGTAGCAAGCCTTTATAAAG AATTTATTGGAACAAAGAAGAAAGTTAGTATTGGGGTCATATCACCATACAAGGCTCAAGTTCATGCAATTCAAGAGATACTCAGAAAATATACTGAAACTTCTGATACTGGATTCTCCGTAAGTGTCCGATCTGTTGATGGGTTCCAAGGTGGTGAAGAAGATGTGATAATTATATCTACTGTCCGATGTAATGGGAATGGGTCAGTTGGTTTCTTGTCGAACCGGCAAAGAGCAAATGTTGCCTTAACACGTGCAAG GTATTGCCTGTGGATATTGGGGAATGCGTCAACTTTGATTGCTAGTGACACTGTTTGGAAGAAGCTAGTCCTTGATGCCAAGAAACGGAACTGTTTTTATAATGCTGATGAAGACAGCAAGTTGACTCAGGCTATTACAGCTGCCCTGCTGGAGCTTGACCAACTTCATACTCTGCTTAATATCGACTCTATGCTGTTCAAAAACGCCATATGGAAG GTTTGCTTCACTCGTGACTTTTTGAACtccataacaaaaataaaagacactgCGATTCTTTGGGATGTGCTGGCTTTATTAACCAAGCTTTCGAGTGGATGGCGCCGACCTCTCAAGGATAAAGGAACTTTAGTGCATGATAGGACTTCTGCTCAACTGTTAgagaattataaaatcaaagGGAACTTGAATCTCATTTGGACTGTAGATATTCTCAAGGAGAATGCACATTACATCCAAATTATGAAGTTTTTGGATATTTTGCCATTTTCTCATATACCAGAACTAGCAAAGCGTCTTGACATTGTTTTTGGGAATTTTACAGTGGACAAGATGAACCGCTGCCGTCACAAATGCATTGACAG GGATACTATCGTTCCAATGAGATGGCCGGTGGTCTTGGGCAATTTCCCTGTAGCTGATCATGAGGAGTTCCTTTCAAAACCATTGCCTTCTTTCAGTATAACAACTAATCGAGAAACAGCAACTTCAACATATGG GGAGACAGCGAAAGCAATAAAACCAATTGTCCCTTCGAAAAGCAATGTCAGCCAAAAAGAAAGATTGTTATGGAAAATAAAGGGTGAAGAAGGAGTGAAGGATTTCAGCACTTGCCTTGAAGCTATACTTTTGGAGTTCTTGTCAAAACCATTATCATCACTAATGGTTTTGgggctgcttctgcttttgggaTTGCTTTTGGGCTTACAGtatggtgtttggtaa
- the LOC112191686 gene encoding uncharacterized protein LOC112191686 isoform X4, giving the protein MGMKSKLKQEQVTDTSSLVGLVFSWSISDVLNENLYRNQVQRIPDTFVTLTSYKKSFIPSLVEETHADLLSNMKTLSRAPTCEILTIEDSAGPPGVLFYDITYNRDTETDKNRKGPMYEPQVGDIIALTNVRPKCIDDLNRPPRFYLIAYVDKANDIDEFPDDLRILPFKILSSKPINYGEPDMHKSKRETLFAVYLLNLTTNLRVWKALNSEEGNTNIISKVLQPNSDDGDSCSVCFSQEKCNTGISAVRPTIFSQNLNESQEAAVLNCISLTQCHHQNSVKLIWGPPGTGKTKTMSVTLFALFQLKCRTLTCAPTNIAVLEVAARLRRLVNQSLEYRRYGLGDIVLFGNKKRMKIDNNNDLRDMFLDHRVKILIKCLVPLSGWRHLLESMIHLLDDPEEQYSLYLEQRAEKQKQNAQKNEVDNRKRNGDEDYPFTFEEFVKNEFDSIGQELKKCMVNLYTHLPTSCISLEVVKDMVRALGLLNSIESSLHTIGVANEGLKLIKDFKVPGSVVGCLMQLRTECTNTLKSLPMEFSVPINKYALENFCLENACLIFCTASTSSKLHVVKGTRPLELLVIDEAAQLKECESAIPLQLSGLRHAILVGDERQLPAMVESKIAASADFGRSLFGRLAKLGHKKHLLNVQYRMHPSISLFPKREFYDNQIVDGPNVKERSYERCFLMGKMYQSFSFINVANGKEEFDHRFSQKNMVEVSVVSGIVASLYKEFIGTKKKVSIGVISPYKAQVHAIQEILRKYTETSDTGFSVSVRSVDGFQGGEEDVIIISTVRCNGNGSVGFLSNRQRANVALTRARYCLWILGNASTLIASDTVWKKLVLDAKKRNCFYNADEDSKLTQAITAALLELDQLHTLLNIDSMLFKNAIWKVCFTRDFLNSITKIKDTAILWDVLALLTKLSSGWRRPLKDKGTLVHDRTSAQLLENYKIKGNLNLIWTVDILKENAHYIQIMKFLDILPFSHIPELAKRLDIVFGNFTVDKMNRCRHKCIDRETAKAIKPIVPSKSNVSQKERLLWKIKGEEGVKDFSTCLEAILLEFLSKPLSSLMVLGLLLLLGLLLGLQYGVW; this is encoded by the exons ATGGGGATGAAGAGTAAGCTGAAACAGGAACAAGTTACAGATACTAGCAGCCTAGTGGGTTTGGTATTCTCTTGGTCTATTTCGGATGTTCTCAATGAAAATCTTTACAGAAATCAG GTGCAGAGGATCCCCGACACATTTGTGACATTGACGAGTTACAAGAAATCATTCATTCCTTCACTTGTTGAGGAAACTCATGCTGATTTACTATCGAATATGAAGACTCTGTCACGTGCACCAACTTGTGAAATTCTGACAATCGAAGATTCAGCTGGACCTCCTGGTGTCTTGTTTTACGATATAACGTATAACAGAGATACAGAAACTGATAAGAATCGCAAAGGACCGATGTATGAGCCACAGGTTGGAGATATCATTGCCTTGACAAATGTTAGACCAAAATGCATTGATGATTTGAACAGGCCTCCAAGGTTCTATCTAATCGCTTATGTTGATAAAGCAAATGATATTGATGAATTTCCTGATGATCTCCGGATTCTCCCGTTTAAAATACTATCATCGAAGCCTATCAACTATGGAGAACCAGACATGCATaagagcaagagagaaacacTTTTTGCTGTCTATCTTTTGAACTTGACAACAAATCTCCGTGTATGGAAGGCTTTGAACTCAGAAGAGGGAAATACGAATATCATTAGCAAAGTTCTGCAACCCAATTcagat GATGGGGATTCTTGTTCAGTTTGCTTCTCACAAGAAAAATGCAATACTGGCATTTCTGCTGTACGGCCTACaattttttctcaaaatctAAATGAATCCCAAGAAGCTGCTGTTTTGAACTGTATCAGTTTGACTCAATGCCATCACCAGAATTCTGTAAAATTAATATGGGGTCCTCCTGGTACTGGCAAGACAAAGACAATGAGTGTGACACTCTTTGCTCTCTTTCAGTTAAAGTGCAGAACTCTCACATGCGCTCCCACCAATATTGCGGTGCTAGAAGTAGCAGCAAGACTCCGGAGATTGGTTAACCAATCACTCGAGTATCGCAGGTATGGACTTGGAGATATAGTTCTCTTTGGTAACAAGAAGCGAATGAAGATTGACAACAATAATGATCTTCGTGACATGTTTCTTGATCATCGTGTTAAAATCCTCATCAAGTGTTTGGTCCCTTTATCTGGGTGGAGACATTTGTTAGAATCAATGATACATTTACTTGATGATCCTGAGGAACAATATTCTTTGTATTTGGAACAGAGAGCTGAAAAGCAGAAACAGAATGCACAAAAAAATGAGGTGGATAATCGAAAACGTAATGGAGATGAAGATTATCCGTTCACATTTGAGGAGTTTGTGAAGAATGAATTTGATTCAATAGGTCAGGAGCTGAAGAAATGTATGGTAAATTTGTACACCCACTTACCAACTTCTTGTATTTCACTCGAAGTGGTGAAGGACATGGTCAGAGCTTTGGGTTTGCTCAACTCTATTGAATCTTCATTGCATACTATTGGTGTTGCTAATGAAGGGTTGAAGTTAATCAAAGATTTCAAAGTTCCAGGAAGCGTTGTTGGTTGCCTTATGCAGTTGAGAACAGAGTGTACAAACACACTAAAGTCGCTTCCAATGGAATTCTCTGTTCCTATTAACAAATATGCATTAGAGAACTTCTGCCTAGAAAATGCTTGCTTAATATTCTGTACTGCATCAACTTCCTCCAAATTGCATGTTGTAAAAGGGACAAGACCACTGGAGTTGTTGGTCATTGATGAAGCTGCTCAGCTTAAAGAATGTGAATCAGCAATTCCTTTACAACTATCTGGTCTCCGCCATGCTATCCTTGTAGGAGATGAGAGGCAACTCCCTGCCATGGTTGAAAGCAAG ATTGCAGCAAGTGCTGATTTTGGAAGAAGTTTGTTTGGAAGGCTGGCAAAGCTGGGACACAAGAAGCACCTACTCAATGTCCAGTACAGGATGCATCCATCCATCAGTTTATTTCCGAAAAGGGAGTTCTACGACAACCAGATAGTAGATGGTCCAAATGTCAAAGAAAGAAGCTATGAGAGGTGCTTCCTCATGGGAAAAATGTACCAATCCTTTTCCTTCATAAATGTAGCcaatggaaaagaagaatttgatCACAGATTTAGTCAGAAAAATATGGTGGAGGTTTCTGTAGTCTCTGGGATAGTAGCAAGCCTTTATAAAG AATTTATTGGAACAAAGAAGAAAGTTAGTATTGGGGTCATATCACCATACAAGGCTCAAGTTCATGCAATTCAAGAGATACTCAGAAAATATACTGAAACTTCTGATACTGGATTCTCCGTAAGTGTCCGATCTGTTGATGGGTTCCAAGGTGGTGAAGAAGATGTGATAATTATATCTACTGTCCGATGTAATGGGAATGGGTCAGTTGGTTTCTTGTCGAACCGGCAAAGAGCAAATGTTGCCTTAACACGTGCAAG GTATTGCCTGTGGATATTGGGGAATGCGTCAACTTTGATTGCTAGTGACACTGTTTGGAAGAAGCTAGTCCTTGATGCCAAGAAACGGAACTGTTTTTATAATGCTGATGAAGACAGCAAGTTGACTCAGGCTATTACAGCTGCCCTGCTGGAGCTTGACCAACTTCATACTCTGCTTAATATCGACTCTATGCTGTTCAAAAACGCCATATGGAAG GTTTGCTTCACTCGTGACTTTTTGAACtccataacaaaaataaaagacactgCGATTCTTTGGGATGTGCTGGCTTTATTAACCAAGCTTTCGAGTGGATGGCGCCGACCTCTCAAGGATAAAGGAACTTTAGTGCATGATAGGACTTCTGCTCAACTGTTAgagaattataaaatcaaagGGAACTTGAATCTCATTTGGACTGTAGATATTCTCAAGGAGAATGCACATTACATCCAAATTATGAAGTTTTTGGATATTTTGCCATTTTCTCATATACCAGAACTAGCAAAGCGTCTTGACATTGTTTTTGGGAATTTTACAGTGGACAAGATGAACCGCTGCCGTCACAAATGCATTGACAG GGAGACAGCGAAAGCAATAAAACCAATTGTCCCTTCGAAAAGCAATGTCAGCCAAAAAGAAAGATTGTTATGGAAAATAAAGGGTGAAGAAGGAGTGAAGGATTTCAGCACTTGCCTTGAAGCTATACTTTTGGAGTTCTTGTCAAAACCATTATCATCACTAATGGTTTTGgggctgcttctgcttttgggaTTGCTTTTGGGCTTACAGtatggtgtttggtaa